The DNA segment GAAATCCTGGAGAACAGTTGGATAAATGGCAAACCTGTGTTACATATTGGACTGGAGATCAGAATTGTAGGAAAAACATCGGCTACAAGACTTTGTCAGTCTTTGAATAAATTGCAAGTGATTTACTAGAGCTCCATAAAAGCATTTCAGTTCTGTTCTCGGAGGCTGAATCATTAAATAGGTGGCCATTTCTGTTCTTAGAGGCTGAATCACTGAATAGAATGAGGCATATTTGCAGTATGTTTGGCCATTTATATTGGTTTGGCAATTTCAAGTCTAAGTCCAAGTTTGCAGCATGTTTTCTTGAATTAAATGATGGATTCTGACAGCAGCAAGTCTTGTTATAAGTATTCCATACCACAGAAGTGTCTTTATTTGTTATGCAATTAAATGTCAGTTACATAATTTGGATCTTCTTTATTTCTCTTTTTACCCTTATTAAGTTTTTCTCATAAAATAAGATAATACCCAAAGTCCTACACCAGTTTATCATCAGAGCTATCCTCCTCTGGAAAAGAACTGTATCCAAGAGTTTCTTCTTCCTTGATACATTTATAGAATTATTGGGATATTGATAGATGTTTGTTTGGAGAATAAGTGATGGAATAAGGGCTTGCAACTTGCCAGGTAGTCCTTTTCCTATGAGACTTGCATTTGGTTAACAAGCTACTAGCTTAATGCACTAAAATGACAAATATTACTTTTTCTTATGAATTCTGAACCTAACAAGAGGAATTATAAGTCTTTCAGTGAGCAGTAGTCTTGAAGTAGAAAGCAACATGAAACTTTCATCAGATTACTCATGTAATATGACTGACAGTGTGAAGTGATCTCTTGTTGAGTCTAAGCAGGTCTAATGTCAAGACCAGCACTATGGATGCCCCACGCTTGCTTTCCTTCTTGATAGACTTTCTGTGATCTGTGTCTTGACCTAGAAAGAAACATGAAACTTTCATCAAATTACTCAAAGTAATATGACTGACATAGTGGAGTGATCTTTTTCCGAGTCTCAGCAGGTCTAATCTCAGGACCAGCTCCATGGATGCCCCATTCTTGCTTTACTTCTTGATTCTTTGTGATAGCAGACAGCAGACCACAAGTGCCTGTCAAATCTCCAGCATGTGCAGTGGGAAAAGCATCAGCAGAGGTTCCTATTTGGCCCCCCATATTCCAGCTGATCAGATTCCTCCTGTTCTTGCAGGTtgttcttcaatcaaaatcaaaattttgatttgtTTCATTTTTCTCTCATTTTGTTTTCATCTTATTCTACTCGACCGATCTAGGAAATTAAACTAACATGATTTATTCAAATGAAAATTATAGTAAGATGACACTGCATCACTCATGCAGATATGATGCCCATTGAATCATGGACAGGGTGTGGGGGAGCAAACACCTCAGTGAACTGGTCAATTACAGCATCATCATCCTTTTTTGGCTTCTGCATTCAACTCTTTTGGGCAGATCATATGATGGATATATCTTTCGTTTTGCTTTCAATTTTTGCTCTGATTATTGATGGATTTTACAGGAATATCTACCTATAGTGATTAGACATTAATTTTGGACTGAATTAAGTCAACTAGCAATCattctatcaaaaaaaaaaaaaaaactgagccattaattttttttttggactgAATTAATTGGTGCTTTAATACTGAGATCATGTTTTAGAGATGTAGGAAAAGAAGAATCAGGCAACCTTAAGGATTGATTTGGATGCTTAAACCGAGTTTAATTTTTTACCTCATATTTTAGTTTAGCAAAAATAAAAGTGAGCAAATCCGGTCTTTCATCGAATAAACTTCATGCATTGTTTTACTAAGGGATCTGAAAGTAcaaatatttctcttttttttctttccatcttaatagaaatcataaataaaattgaaatattataaatttaattaaatatttaattttttatgcatCCCAAtggcaaaatttaaaaaattcatgatttcccaaaaaaaaaaagaaatgatttgTTTGCCAGTTCAGATCGGTTTTATAATACAGTTGACGTTGCAACAGAATCGAACCAATTCAAAAACCGCTTTACGATTTTTCCAGTCTAAAGAACTGATTCATCTTTTTACGTATCAAAATAATTGTTTAGAAGTTTCTTTTGAAGGGTTTCAGATCTCAAATACGCGCGCGTAAAACGATTTCTTTAAATTGGGGGTTTGTTCCCTCGTGAAAGCATTCGAATTGGGGTTCTCCGTTTCGGCCCTCGCGCTCTCTCTGGCTCCCTTCTTCATCTCAAGTACTCCCACGGAGGCGAGAGGAAGCCATTTCGCGGCCACATTGATGGCGTCGCAGACCACCCCTCACCTTCGCCACCGCAGATGATGAGGTCATCTTTTCCGGTGGCCCAACTCTTCTTCCTCATTTTTTTTGAGTTCTCGCGTCCTATTTGTATCGATCGATTTGTCTTTGTGTTTGTAGTTGAGTCTGCTAAAACCTTCGATCGCAACAGCTGCCGCCGCGGGGAACATACGCACCGCCGTTGAAAGGTTCGTCTCTTTCTCCGCCTCCCTTGTTTCCCCGCGAAATCCCAAAGCAATTGAACGCGAATGCTTGTGGCTTTTGAGATGTGTGACGGTAGGAGTATAGTGTGTATACCTTTTCCCGGTGGATTCCCCTGCCCTTTGACACACTGACGAACAGTGATAAGGAAGACCGCAAGGGAATTAGAATTGCGAGCGTCGAGAAGTTTTATACGGAACCTCGATGCAGACGGAGGCAAAATGGTAGATCACGAACTATCGGGATTGGGTCATAACCATGAACACCCTTCAAACTGATCTAGGAGTTACGAGGGAAGTGAGAGATTAGCTGCCTGGTATTGAGATACGCTGATGTGCTACATGGCACAGTGCCATTAGGGCATAAAAACTTGATTTTATAGGGCAAGTCTCTGTATGAATGACCATGATATATAAATTAAATGAATCGAGTCCTTGTTAAAGATATGCTGAACAATTTCAACAATTTGAAGAGTATTTACCAGAAAAAGAAAGTGAAGAGAAGTCCTCTTTGAGGAAGAGTGGATAATTAATGGTCTCTGTTGTTTATGTTATTTTTCAAGATGCATTTAGAACTCTTTGCAAAAGACTTTACGTTTCTAGATTCCGCTTAAACATGCATTGGAGATGAAAAGAGTGACATGTGTCACTTGTTGCTTACAGATAAAATCAATGGATGATTCAATATGAACAGAGTTCTGAAAACTCTGTCCAGACATGCTTGATACAAGGAATATTGTGCTCATTTGCGCTTCATTATTGAAGGTAAAATTTTCCTGAACAAAAAGGAAATTCTGGTAAGCAATCATTTGCAATGTCGTTCCTGATAGTTCACAATCATTTGCAATGGTGCTGATCTAGTTCAGAATCATGTGGCCATGTATCTAGCCGTTTACATGTATCCCCACCCTGGTTTGGGATGTGAAGGTGTTGACTCAACAATCGCACTAGCGTGCATTAATTATGGAAGCCAATAGATAAGACAGGAATCTTATTAATTTTAACGTCAGGGTAATGAATGACAATGTGTCGTTAATTATTCGGGAAAAGTTTTTGCTGATTTATGCTTGACAATGGAGAAATCAATTGCATAATCAGCTAGGTAGTGAGAGTTTGTCACTATCTAACTTGACAATGTCACATATCAGTTACCTCGTGCTAAGATAAATAATTCATCCTTCTCTTATTGCTATTTTTCACTTTTGCTAGCTCAAGTTGTGCTCACTATGGTTTAAATTGGGCTTTTCTTCAATGTTTTGGTTCAATGTGAAATATATGGTGGCTTCTGTGATCAAAATATACAAGCTCAACTTTCGTTTAGGTTGCACATATTGCTTTTGTTGTCTAAGGAGACATCCAAGGGTCATGTGAGAACCCCGACACTCGAAGTACGACTTGAAATATTGAGGTCATGCCTACAAGAGCTTATGTAAGCTGGCATCGTCACATATCTTCAGGTATTTTTCTCAACTTCAATTTACGTAATACCATGCATATTGCTATGAGATTTTCATTAGGTTATTTTCATTAGTTTGAGTTATATGGTGATCAATTTTGGAATAGTGGAATCAAAAGTTATGGGATCAGGCTTTCTGTTTGGCCAAGCGAGGCACATTAATTGCAAATTTATAATCACACTTTGAAGTATGGAATACTTTTCTTGATCTGGTACCAGCAAGGTTTAAAACTATTGGTCTGCCCTTTACTTGTTGGGTCTTTAGGTAAAGTTGGGTTTATCTCTGTTTACTGTTATGAACCCTTGGGTGCCTTTGGTCTCTTAGCTGACATCTAACATAAATATCTTGAATTTGGTTCTGGTAACATGATTTCAACTACACACTGGTCATAAACAACGCCCTTGTTTGTCCAGGAAGTATTTAGAAGGCTTTATTTTGTTGTCTTGCAACAGATCATTTCTGCTATTAAGATGAACAGTTTTTACAATTTTTTCTTATAGATTACCAACCTAAGTGCTAGGAATCTTAGTACTGATCTCTGGTcgcatgattataaactgcacttaGGTATCTTTTTCTTTCAGCCAACTAAATTATCTTTCAATTGTTTGGGTGAGTGGGTATCATCATAAACAAAAAAGGTACAAGTTTCCAACACCCAATGAATCTAGTAAACTATCTTGAGGCAAAAATTTACTTATGAAAACAAACTAATAATTTTGAggatctattgcttaacaaattATCAAAAGTTTATTACAACACTTGAAACTTGACTGCTTTGTATGTTTTAAGACTCTTGACTTCCTAAGCAGAACAATTTTTTAACACATTATTTTGTTCTGGTAGTAAACATTTTACATCAACTCAAATTCACTTCAGATCCCTCAACATAAAAAATATCTTCAAGAAGTGCATCATACTTGGAAAGAAAAGCTCAGAGAAGTAAGTAAATTGTTGGAGAAAAAATAGGAAAGAAAGAAACCAAAACAGACAAAACAACAAGCAGCTACTGACACCATTGCATGAAGGTGTTTGATGACCTTGAGAATGAAGCCTCCCTAATAAGTACACAGATCATAGAGGATAAAGACAATGCAATGGCTACATTGATCACAACAAGGGCATGTTGTGCGCTGGGAGCACTGGAATTAAGAAGCTTTCTCAGATTTAATTGAACCAAAGAGTTTGGAGATGTCCACATTCTTGCGAATATGATGAGGGCATTTGTATAGTAGATCTTGAGCCTCAGAGTACCTACCTTCTTTGAAGAGGGACTGGAACACATGCAAGTAAGCTGCAGGTGATGGATAGTTGTTCACCGTCAAGGCTTTCAAGAACTCTTCAGCATCCACAGTTGTCCCACACTTGGCTATGTAGGAAGGGAAAGGATCTGCATAAGGTGGAAATTTATGGATCTTCATGGAACTAAGAAGCTTCAATGCCTCTTCCAGCATTCCTGATTTCAGCAATTCTTGAATCAAATGCTTGTAGGTCGCTTGCCATGGCTTTACATGCACCTTCTCCACCATCTCATGGAACAGTGTACAGCCGGCATCCGCCCTGTTATTGCTGCACAGGCCTTTCACCAAGACATCCAAAACATCCCCATCTGCCTCACAGTTTTTCTCGATCATCTTCGTCAACAACTCCAGGGCTTTATCAACCTCCCCTGCGGTGCAGTGCCCTTGTATCAGAACTGTCCAGGTCTTGAGATCAGGGGTACAACCGGCCGCTTCCATTTCATCGAACACCTTGCAGGCGTCGTCCAATCTCTTGGCCTTACAGAGCCCATACACCAACTGGCTGTAAGTGATGTTATCCGGCTCATAGCCTTCGAGCCTCATCTTCTTCAGGATCTCTTCGGCCTCGTCAAACTTGCCGTTGCTGGTGAGGGACCGATGGATCCCATCATAGACCACCTTGGACAAGGAGTACCCGGCCGCCTCGTACTTCCTCACGACCCTGAACACCAAATCGAGATCCGGGGCGTCGTACAGCGCGATCTGCCTCAGGAGCATGCCGCAGTCCTGGATCGCCGGCTTGTACGGCCCGTCCA comes from the Musa acuminata AAA Group cultivar baxijiao chromosome BXJ2-8, Cavendish_Baxijiao_AAA, whole genome shotgun sequence genome and includes:
- the LOC135620061 gene encoding pentatricopeptide repeat-containing protein At3g48250, chloroplastic-like, which produces MLCSSFRLRLPSLTSSCSSLLRFRTSPTQPPLPSLFFTYATTTASPVSDDDDVAAAADHLPFPSQESVLYVLKKFDKKPQQALSFFRRVTARPGFAPGPPAYNLMLRILGRPDHLTDFWAFLRSMHEAGHNVDQGTYLTVLSDFKRHKLAAESAALAQFYSRTAQHATSAAAVSAAARTILDSDDWNEGVEKKLELPLTEVAVAGVLREVRARPAQALAFFRWAGGRPGYDHGSVAYNALARVLAQEDSMGQFWDLIQEMKEKGHEMDIDTYIKVSRHLLKSRMMKEAVELYELMMDGPYKPAIQDCGMLLRQIALYDAPDLDLVFRVVRKYEAAGYSLSKVVYDGIHRSLTSNGKFDEAEEILKKMRLEGYEPDNITYSQLVYGLCKAKRLDDACKVFDEMEAAGCTPDLKTWTVLIQGHCTAGEVDKALELLTKMIEKNCEADGDVLDVLVKGLCSNNRADAGCTLFHEMVEKVHVKPWQATYKHLIQELLKSGMLEEALKLLSSMKIHKFPPYADPFPSYIAKCGTTVDAEEFLKALTVNNYPSPAAYLHVFQSLFKEGRYSEAQDLLYKCPHHIRKNVDISKLFGSIKSEKAS